GCCGACCAGAGCGGGTAGACAAATGAGAAGGACGAGAATCAGATTTATCTGCAGCACGCGGTCCAGCAGGCTCATGCCCGTGCGGCCACCGTCGAATGATTCGTGAACGGCCATGATCAGACCGCTGCAGTCATATCGAGGACGATATTTTCTTCAGGTCCGCGGCGCGCCGGGTCGCGGCGCTGTACCTCGCGCAGGATATCGCGAGCGATCGGTGCTGCCGTTTTCGCACCGCCGCCACCATGCTCGACCACCACGGAGACCGCATAGCGCGGCGAATTAACCGGTGCATAGCCAATAAAAAGCGCGTGGTCGCGGTCTTTCCAGACACGGTCCTCGTTTTTACTCACGCCACGCTCGCGTTCCGCCTTGGTGATGCGTTTTATCTGTACGCTACCGGTCTTTCCGGCCATGGCCATGCCCGGCTCCTCGATTCGTGCGCGATAGGCCGTGCCGCGCGGGCTGTTGGTGACGTCGAACATGCCCTTTTGCACGATCGCGAGATGCGCCGCCGAGAGCCCCAGTGAAGGAAATGGCTCGCGCGTGTCCGGTAGTCGGCGGCCGACGCGTTGCGTCTCGCGCACCAGTTTTGGTAGGACCGCGATTCCTCCATTGGCGATTCGGGCCGTCATAACGGCAAGCTGGAGCGGGGTAGTCAGCACAAATCCCTGGCCAATACCGATAACCAGAGTCTCTCCTTTTTGCCACGGAACGCCATGAACAGCCAGTTTCCAATCTTTTGTCGGGATCAATCCCTTCTGTTCTGAGGGCAGTTCGATTCCGAGTCTCTCACCCAATCCGAAGCGTCGCGCCATGACTGCGATAGTGTCCACGCCCACCCGCTTTGCCACTTCATAGAAATAGGCGTCACAGGACTGGGCTATGCCGGAGTTCATGTCCATCATGCCGTGTCCGCCGCGCTTCCAGCAATAAAATCGACGGTTTCCGAGTTCCGTATATCCTGAGCATAAGAATTTCTGATTTGGATTAATGATGTCGCCATCCAACGCCGCGAGCGCGACGATCGGCTTGAATGTCGAGCCCGGTGAATATTGTCCTGAAATCGCTTTGTTGATGAGCGGAAATCGTGGATTGGCCATCAACGCATTCCAATCGGTTTGGCTGATGCCTGTCGTGAAGCTGTTGGGGTTGAAACTCGGTGCCGAGACCAGCGCCAGGACTTCGCCCGAATGCACATCGACAACGACCGCTGCCGCGCTTTCATGACTGATTCGAGCGTTTGTGTATTCCTGCAGGCCCATGTCTATGGTGAGGATATGGTCATCACCAGGTTGGCCCTCATCACGCCGCAATTCACGAATGATGCGGCCAAAGGCGTTGACCTCGACTTGGCGTGAACCCGCCTTGCCGCGCAAAGCAGTTTCAAAAATTTTCTCGGCGCCATTTTTGCCAATACGGAATCCCGGCAAGGCCAGAACCGGATCACCCGCCAGTTCCTTTTCAGAAACGGCGCCGACATAGCCGATGATATGCGCCGTCTCCTCACCCGCCACATAGTGCCTGGTTTGGCCAACATCGATCATCGTGCCTGGCAGGTCCGGCGCATTCACTTCGATGCGCGAAACTTCCTCCCAAGTCAGGTTCTCGCGCACCGTGATGGGGACGAAATTGCGTTTGCGCTGCGCTTCGCGCAATATTCGCTCCCGTTCATGAGTTTCGATCCGAATCAGCAAGCCAAGCTCGGCAAGCGAGCGCTCCAGATCGCCGGCCTGCTCAGGCACAATAACCAGGCGATAATTCAGTTGGTTGACCGCAAGGGGCCGGCCGAAGCGATCAAAGATGCGTCCGCGTGGCGGCGGTAAGAGTTGCATGTTGATGCGATTCTCGTCCGCCAATATCTTATAGCGATCCGATTCCAGCACCTGCAATTGGTACATGCGGCCAGCCAGCCCCGCGAGCAACAATGTTTGAGCACTGCCCAAAATTATGGCACGGCGCGTGAAGTGCTTGGTCCGGCCGGTTTCGCCCTGCACCTCAATTGCCTCGAATCATGTGTCGGTGAAGCGCG
This window of the Pseudomonadota bacterium genome carries:
- the mrdA gene encoding penicillin-binding protein 2, yielding MQGETGRTKHFTRRAIILGSAQTLLLAGLAGRMYQLQVLESDRYKILADENRINMQLLPPPRGRIFDRFGRPLAVNQLNYRLVIVPEQAGDLERSLAELGLLIRIETHERERILREAQRKRNFVPITVRENLTWEEVSRIEVNAPDLPGTMIDVGQTRHYVAGEETAHIIGYVGAVSEKELAGDPVLALPGFRIGKNGAEKIFETALRGKAGSRQVEVNAFGRIIRELRRDEGQPGDDHILTIDMGLQEYTNARISHESAAAVVVDVHSGEVLALVSAPSFNPNSFTTGISQTDWNALMANPRFPLINKAISGQYSPGSTFKPIVALAALDGDIINPNQKFLCSGYTELGNRRFYCWKRGGHGMMDMNSGIAQSCDAYFYEVAKRVGVDTIAVMARRFGLGERLGIELPSEQKGLIPTKDWKLAVHGVPWQKGETLVIGIGQGFVLTTPLQLAVMTARIANGGIAVLPKLVRETQRVGRRLPDTREPFPSLGLSAAHLAIVQKGMFDVTNSPRGTAYRARIEEPGMAMAGKTGSVQIKRITKAERERGVSKNEDRVWKDRDHALFIGYAPVNSPRYAVSVVVEHGGGGAKTAAPIARDILREVQRRDPARRGPEENIVLDMTAAV